A window of Coturnix japonica isolate 7356 chromosome 2, Coturnix japonica 2.1, whole genome shotgun sequence contains these coding sequences:
- the TMEM64 gene encoding LOW QUALITY PROTEIN: transmembrane protein 64 (The sequence of the model RefSeq protein was modified relative to this genomic sequence to represent the inferred CDS: inserted 2 bases in 2 codons): MAQNSSTNRPKTCLSSGVQDELASPKCWLAGITLTCGNAKNQGVEQDPSTGRRGANKPLGFGVDCPDSAASARTPVTDGHSVSSTVAHYPSVQRCPPTRGSENRTAKRHGPAVRYRPIQRRPAEALXRPPLRRTPPAEERGGPWAGRGAAPSPAPEPGADADGAQPPPPSAASGARAATSARPLRQALPGAEREPPRAGRWSPASALAAAAAAAARRDPRSARAAAATATAGPGSAAPPPNAAAEGEALRPLSPLLPALPPPLPRPRPXARPGSAARSGPWRGDEGEAAPARTLRGEAGSDGAGRLGGMWGAGAAALQLLSRAVRQGARHELGRWLSRAAGTAAGGGGDPGGFVSAEAGGLLLGPYAEQGGLPPAELLLCPLPEAGGGGPGLAEARGWRCSCCLLGTCWCKSCLSVCVLAALCFASLALVRQYLRDLLLWAESLDSLAGVLLFTVGFIVVSFPCGWGYILLNVAAGYLYGFVLGMGLMVLGVLVGTFVAHVACRRLLARWALDRIQGSTTLSAVVRVVEGGSGLKVVALARLTPIPFGLQNAVFAVTDLSLPNYLMASSVGLLPTQLLNSYLGTTLRTMEDVIAEQSVSGYFIFSLQIVISIGLMFYVVHRAQVELNAAIVACEMEMKTSLVKDCQPSISGSTTYCNKRTVAFSGGGVNIV, encoded by the exons ATGGCTCAAAATTCAAGCACAAATCGTCCTAAAACATGCCTGAGCTCAGGGGTGCAGGATGAGTTGGCCAG CCCCAAGTGCTGGCTGGCCGGGATTACTCTCACTTGTGGAAATGCTAAAAACCAGGGTGTGGAACAGGATCCAAGCACAGGAAGACGAGGTGCCAACAAGCCACTGGGGTTTGGGGTCGACTGTCCAGACAGCGCTGCCTCAGCCCGCACACCGGTGACAGACGGCCACTCGGTATCAAGCACCGTCGCTCACTACCCGTCGGTTCAGCGCTGTCCCCCGACGAGGGGCTCTGAGAACCGGACAGCGAAACGGCACGGTCCGGCAGTGCGGTACCGTCCCATACAGCGCCGCCCCGCGGAGGCAC CCCGGCCCCCGCTGAGGCGCACCCCGCCCGCCGAGGAGCGGGGCGGGCCGTGGGCGGGCCGCGGTGCCGCTCCGAGCCCCGCACCGGAGCCGGGAGCTGACGCCGACGGAGCGCAGCCTCCTCCCCCATCCGCTGCGAGCGGCGCCCGCGCTGCCACATCGGCACGGCCGCTCCGCCAGGCGCTTCCAGGAGCAGAGCGGGAGCCCCCGCGCGCCGGGAGATGGAGCCCCGCTTCCGCCCTtgctgctgccgccgccgctgccgcccGCCGGGACCCGCGCTCCGCCAGGGCCGCCGCTGCGACTGCGACTGCCGGGCCGGGCAGCGCGGCGCCGCCGCCTAACGCCGCAGCCGAGGGGGAGGCCCTCCGCCCGCTGAGCCCCCTCCTTCCCGCCCTCCCGCCGCCGCTTCCCCGCCCCCGCC GCGCTCGGCCGGGCTCCGCCGCCCGGAGCGGGCCATGGCGGGGCGATGAGGGAGAAGCCGCCCCTGCCCGCACGCTGCGAGGGGAGGCGGGGAGCGACGGGGCCGGGCGGCTCGGGGGGATGTGGGGCGCGGGGGCCGCGGCGCTGCAGCTGCTCTCCCGGGCCGTGAGGCAGGGCGCCCGGCACGAGCTGGGCCGTTGGCTGTCCCGGGCGGCCGGCAcggcggcgggaggcggcggagACCCCGGCGGCTTCGTGTCGGCGGAGGCCGgcgggctgctgctggggcccTACGCGGAGCAGGGCGGGCTGCCGCCGGccgagctgctgctgtgcccgcTGCCCgaggcgggcggcggcgggccCGGGCTGGCCGAGGCTCGAGGCTGGCGCTGCTcgtgctgcctgctgggcacCTGCTGGTGCAAGAGCTGCCTCAGCGTGTGCGTCCTGGCGGCCCTATGCTTCGCCTCGCTGGCCCTGGTGCGCCAGTACCTGCGCGACCTGCTCCTGTGGGCGGAGAGCCTGGACAGCCTGGCCGGCGTGCTGCTCTTCACCGTGGGCTTCATCGTCGTGTCCTTCCCCTGCGGCTGGGGCTACATCCTGCTCAACGTGGCCGCCGGTTACCTCTACGGCTTCGTGCTGGGCATGGGGCTGATGGTGCTGGGCGTCCTGGTCGGCACCTTCGTGGCGCACGTGGCCTGCCGGAGGCTGTTGGCCCGCTGGGCGCTGGACAGGATCCAGGGCAGCACGACGCTCAGCGCCGTCGTCCGAGTGGTGGAGGGCGGCAGCGGGCTCAAGGTGGTGGCCCTGGCTCGCCTGACTCCCATCCCCTTCGGTCTGCAGAACGCCGTCTTCGCG GTTACAGATCTATCGCTGCCCAACTACCTGATGGCTTCTTCAGTTGGGCTGCTTCCTACTCAGCTCCTGAACTCATACTTGGGAACTACCTTGCGCACCATGGAGGATGTGATCGCAGAACAAAGTGTTAGTGGCTATTTTATATTCAGTTTACAG attGTTATAAGCATAGGACTTATGTTTTATGTTGTTCATCGAGCTCAAGTGGAACTGAATGCAGCTATTGTAGCGTGTGAGATGGAGATGAAGACATCTCTTGTTAAAGACTGCCAGCCGAGCATCAGCGGTTCAACGACATACTGCAACAAAAGGACAGTAGCGTTCTCTGGGGGAGGTGTCAATATTGTGTGA